One Gimesia sp. DNA window includes the following coding sequences:
- a CDS encoding PAS domain S-box protein — translation MWVHAHDWRKIVTIRNTSVSPDWSIDQMNQWFRVRTATIASVYAISGILWILFSDRILIAVVSDPTRVALWGTYKGIAFVTVTTLLLVILLNRTFKIASQAYRALSEVKEAFRNEKVFADTMIESMPGIIYFYDSEGSFLRWNKNFETVSGYSDSEIRHLHPREFFRGNDILRVEERIQEVFTLGESSLEALFINKQGTATPYFFTGSRVLYKGKLCLVGMGIDISDRKQAETQLARSEQKYRELVEQANSIILRWDRSGRIRFMNRFGCEFFGYSYDEIVGQNVMGTIVPATESNGRDLSSLIEEICDSPATHEHLVNENICRNGKRVLIDWTNRVQLNDYENVTEILSIGTDITDRRRIEVERQKREQAEAADQVKSAFLATMSHELRTPLNSIIGFTGIILQEMAGPLNQEQQKQLTMVQDSARHLLALVNDVLDISKIEAGQLEVCQEYFDIHQSIDNVLRIMRPQVDNQNLTLQTHLSPELSQLKSDRRRFEQILLNLLSNAVKYTEKGGIQLKAVIVYDNSGTASAKELLQILVSDTGIGIKQEDLEHVFQPFRQIDSGTSRKHDGTGLGLAICKRLVELMGGTIDIESQWGYGTTLSVKLPFTPVEKI, via the coding sequence TTGTGGGTACATGCTCATGACTGGAGGAAGATAGTGACTATTAGAAATACCTCCGTGTCGCCGGATTGGTCCATTGATCAAATGAACCAATGGTTCCGAGTTCGAACAGCAACAATTGCCTCTGTATATGCTATTTCAGGCATCCTCTGGATCTTATTTTCGGACAGAATACTGATCGCCGTTGTGTCTGATCCCACACGAGTTGCTCTTTGGGGGACTTACAAAGGCATTGCGTTTGTTACGGTGACGACTTTACTGCTGGTCATTCTCCTGAACAGAACTTTCAAAATTGCCAGTCAGGCTTATCGCGCTCTCAGTGAAGTTAAAGAGGCATTTCGAAATGAAAAAGTATTTGCTGACACGATGATCGAGTCCATGCCGGGAATCATTTATTTCTATGACTCCGAAGGTTCTTTCCTACGCTGGAATAAAAACTTCGAGACTGTTTCCGGCTATTCAGACAGCGAGATCCGACATCTGCATCCCCGGGAATTTTTCCGTGGGAACGATATTTTGCGAGTTGAAGAACGCATTCAGGAAGTATTTACCCTGGGAGAATCTTCTCTGGAAGCATTATTTATCAACAAGCAGGGGACAGCAACCCCGTATTTTTTCACTGGCAGTCGCGTACTTTACAAAGGGAAGCTGTGTTTGGTCGGCATGGGAATTGATATTTCCGATCGGAAACAGGCAGAAACCCAACTGGCCAGAAGCGAGCAGAAGTATCGAGAACTGGTCGAACAGGCCAACAGTATAATCCTGCGTTGGGATCGAAGTGGTCGAATTCGGTTTATGAATCGTTTCGGGTGTGAATTTTTTGGATACTCTTATGACGAAATTGTCGGTCAGAATGTGATGGGGACGATCGTGCCTGCCACGGAAAGTAATGGGCGTGATTTGAGTTCACTGATCGAAGAAATCTGCGATTCTCCCGCGACACACGAACATCTGGTCAATGAGAATATATGCCGTAACGGGAAACGTGTCTTAATTGATTGGACGAATCGGGTTCAACTTAACGATTATGAGAATGTCACCGAGATTCTGAGTATCGGGACCGACATTACTGACCGCAGGCGAATCGAGGTGGAACGGCAGAAACGCGAGCAGGCCGAGGCTGCTGACCAGGTTAAATCGGCATTTCTGGCGACAATGTCTCACGAATTGCGGACCCCGTTGAATTCCATCATCGGGTTTACAGGAATCATTCTTCAAGAGATGGCAGGACCACTCAATCAGGAGCAGCAAAAACAACTCACCATGGTTCAAGATAGCGCCCGTCATTTACTGGCGCTTGTTAACGATGTATTGGATATTTCAAAAATTGAAGCAGGACAACTCGAGGTCTGTCAGGAATACTTTGATATCCATCAGTCGATCGATAATGTGCTCAGAATCATGCGTCCTCAGGTCGATAATCAAAACCTGACTCTGCAAACTCACCTTTCCCCCGAGCTAAGCCAGTTAAAAAGTGACCGACGACGGTTTGAGCAAATTCTATTGAATCTGTTGAGTAATGCCGTCAAATACACCGAAAAGGGAGGTATTCAGCTTAAAGCTGTTATCGTCTACGACAATTCCGGGACAGCATCTGCAAAAGAACTCTTGCAGATTCTTGTCTCTGACACCGGAATTGGAATTAAACAGGAGGATCTGGAACACGTCTTTCAACCATTCCGTCAGATTGATTCGGGAACTTCGAGAAAACATGATGGAACAGGCCTGGGACTGGCGATTTGTAAGCGCCTGGTTGAACTGATGGGGGGGACGATTGACATCGAAAGCCAATGGGGATATGGCACTACTTTAAGCGTGAAGTTACCATTTACCCCTGTGGAGAAAATATGA
- a CDS encoding response regulator: MKSRLLIIEDNPNNRYLVTFLLTKRGHEVFEAETGTSGLEMAIKINPDLILLDIQLPEVDGYTVMRHLKQHPQLKLIPIVAVTSYAMPGDRQRCLDAGAEGYIEKPIDPNSFVFEVEQYLHASGEGGR, from the coding sequence ATGAAGTCCCGTCTGTTGATCATTGAAGACAACCCCAATAATCGTTACCTGGTGACCTTTCTGCTGACGAAACGTGGGCATGAAGTGTTTGAAGCCGAAACTGGAACGAGTGGATTAGAGATGGCCATCAAAATCAATCCGGATTTGATACTCCTTGATATCCAGCTTCCTGAGGTGGATGGCTACACCGTGATGCGTCACCTAAAACAGCATCCACAATTGAAATTGATCCCTATCGTTGCCGTCACATCCTATGCGATGCCTGGTGACCGGCAGAGGTGTCTGGATGCGGGAGCAGAAGGATATATTGAGAAACCGATAGATCCCAATTCATTCGTTTTCGAGGTTGAGCAATATCTTCATGCATCAGGCGAAGGGGGCCGGTGA
- a CDS encoding PAS domain S-box protein, with protein MSHVLIVDDDDRNLYFLRVILQGSGHQVEEAKNGQEALTCAMQNAPDLIISDLLMPQMDGFELLRKWKSQKQLQSIPFFVYTATYTTSEDEELALELGADAFLIKPAEPDLLKARIDELLTPDASETKQLKKQSINSSKILEQYSHVLVRKLNEKVQQLSQTNLSLEQLLEQHRETEVSLRESEARYRGLFNSVTDPLFVYDRETLRYLAVNDAAVSSYGYTREEFLTMTLEEIRPAEEVLRLKEMLSKSGTGKEHRGIWKHRRKSDEIFEVEIFAYGLEFAGRPACLVQARDLSEQRQAEAVAAQTSELLQAVVNGVNDAVFVKNREGQYLLFNQAAAKFVGKPIQDVIGKDDTEVFPGPDAQRIMENDRKVMESNELQTIEEVLVTTEGPRTFSAHKVPYRNQHGDVIGTIGISRDVTEQREAELARQETQERFVQLAENIEEVFWLSDPSTSEILYISPSFERIWGYPCRELYENPNLWKDMIHPEDLARIQHLLQNEAITGYDVEYRISRPDESIRWISDKAFPIRDQQGNVFRVAGVAQDISERKEAIIALEANEARFRILAKATNDAIWDWDLKTQSLWWGDGFETLFGFSRDDVEPTIESWYNRIHSDDRTWVIDQVHQAIESGDESWEGEYRFLRKDGSYAYVLDRGHVLHDDNGVAVRMIGGMMDLTERKLAEETLHLRDRAIQAVSQGILITDASDPDNAIVFASKGFELITGYSAQEVLGRNCRFLQGTRTNPETVTQIRNAIRDRQKCDVEILNYRKDGTAFWNQLSISPVYSPEGKLSHFVGIQTDVTSRKNLEEQFHQAQKMEAVGKLAGGVAHDFNNLLTIINSYSEMLLDDLGEDFPLRDWISHIWDAGNRAEELTKQLLTFSRQHVIEPKLIDLNELVRGTENMLHRLIGEDILLQVSLEPGLDQVKMEPSHLEQILLNLAVNARDAMPRGGTLSIATGMVDLDETYCQIIPNLQPGRFVLLTMSDSGSGIPEEVKSKIFEPFFTTKDVGRGTGLGLSTVHGIVKQTGGTITVYSEIDQGTTFKVYLPATRTLGAEHSPKATTFSVSRGTETILVAEDEDAVRTLTAQILRNYGYTIHLTSNGKEALEFMQTNGDAVDLLISDVVMPHLGGRELAEKVHQIHPNCKILFLSGYTDDAVIRHGVLATEFTFLQKPFSPSKLAQKVRNLLDQQ; from the coding sequence ATGAGTCATGTATTAATTGTTGATGACGATGACAGAAATCTCTATTTTCTTCGAGTCATCCTGCAAGGGAGTGGTCATCAGGTCGAAGAAGCAAAAAATGGGCAGGAAGCACTCACATGTGCTATGCAGAATGCTCCCGACCTGATCATTTCTGATCTTCTCATGCCCCAGATGGATGGTTTTGAACTGCTCCGAAAGTGGAAATCCCAGAAACAACTGCAGTCCATTCCATTCTTTGTCTATACGGCGACCTACACAACTTCAGAAGATGAAGAACTGGCACTCGAACTCGGTGCCGACGCATTCCTGATCAAGCCAGCCGAGCCTGACCTGCTTAAGGCGAGAATTGACGAACTTCTCACTCCTGATGCTTCCGAGACGAAACAGCTGAAAAAACAGTCAATCAACAGCTCAAAAATACTGGAACAGTATTCTCATGTCTTAGTCCGAAAGCTGAATGAAAAGGTCCAGCAGTTATCGCAGACCAACCTCTCCCTCGAACAGCTACTGGAGCAGCATCGAGAAACCGAAGTGTCGCTTCGTGAAAGTGAAGCACGCTACCGGGGACTGTTCAATTCGGTTACCGACCCCCTCTTTGTTTACGACAGGGAAACGCTTCGCTATCTGGCAGTCAATGATGCTGCAGTCTCTTCTTACGGGTATACCCGTGAAGAGTTTTTGACAATGACGCTCGAAGAAATTCGGCCTGCCGAGGAAGTCCTGCGTCTAAAAGAGATGCTGAGTAAATCAGGAACTGGCAAAGAACATCGAGGAATCTGGAAACATCGGCGTAAGTCGGATGAAATATTTGAAGTCGAGATCTTTGCGTATGGATTGGAGTTCGCAGGACGCCCCGCCTGCCTGGTCCAGGCCAGAGATCTGTCAGAGCAACGTCAGGCAGAAGCTGTAGCAGCCCAGACTTCAGAATTGTTGCAGGCCGTTGTTAATGGTGTCAATGATGCTGTCTTCGTCAAGAATCGCGAAGGACAATACCTGCTGTTCAATCAGGCCGCAGCAAAATTTGTCGGTAAACCAATACAAGACGTTATCGGAAAGGACGATACGGAAGTCTTTCCTGGTCCAGATGCACAACGCATTATGGAGAATGATCGCAAAGTCATGGAGTCGAACGAACTCCAGACGATTGAAGAAGTATTGGTAACAACCGAAGGTCCAAGAACATTCAGTGCCCATAAGGTCCCCTATCGTAACCAGCATGGCGATGTCATCGGTACCATTGGAATCTCACGGGATGTAACTGAACAACGCGAAGCCGAACTGGCCAGGCAAGAAACCCAGGAGCGATTCGTACAACTTGCCGAGAATATTGAAGAAGTCTTCTGGCTGAGTGATCCCAGCACTTCCGAGATACTCTATATCAGTCCCAGTTTTGAACGGATCTGGGGATATCCCTGTCGTGAGCTCTATGAAAATCCCAATCTGTGGAAGGATATGATTCATCCGGAAGATCTGGCTCGAATCCAGCATTTGCTGCAGAATGAAGCCATTACAGGCTACGATGTCGAATATCGCATCAGCCGTCCCGATGAATCGATCCGCTGGATTTCTGATAAGGCGTTCCCCATCCGAGATCAACAAGGCAACGTATTCCGGGTCGCCGGCGTAGCTCAAGATATCTCGGAACGTAAAGAAGCCATCATCGCTCTCGAAGCGAATGAGGCAAGATTTCGAATACTCGCCAAAGCGACTAACGATGCCATTTGGGATTGGGATCTCAAAACTCAATCATTGTGGTGGGGGGATGGCTTTGAGACTCTCTTTGGATTTTCTCGAGACGATGTCGAACCGACGATCGAATCGTGGTACAACCGAATTCACTCAGATGACAGGACCTGGGTCATCGATCAGGTCCATCAGGCCATCGAGTCCGGTGATGAATCCTGGGAAGGAGAGTATCGTTTCCTCCGCAAAGATGGCTCCTATGCTTATGTGCTTGATCGCGGGCACGTGTTGCACGACGATAACGGAGTTGCAGTCCGTATGATCGGTGGCATGATGGACTTGACGGAACGTAAGCTGGCCGAGGAAACACTCCATCTGCGTGATCGGGCCATTCAGGCGGTTTCACAGGGAATTCTGATAACAGACGCCAGTGACCCTGATAATGCGATCGTCTTCGCCAGCAAGGGTTTTGAACTGATTACGGGATACTCGGCCCAGGAAGTCCTTGGCAGAAATTGCCGCTTTCTTCAGGGCACCAGGACAAATCCGGAAACCGTAACGCAAATTCGTAATGCGATTCGTGATCGCCAAAAGTGTGACGTCGAGATCTTAAACTATCGTAAAGATGGCACGGCTTTCTGGAATCAACTTTCGATATCCCCTGTTTATTCTCCCGAAGGGAAGTTATCCCACTTTGTGGGTATTCAGACTGATGTGACATCCCGGAAAAATCTGGAAGAACAGTTTCATCAAGCCCAGAAAATGGAAGCTGTCGGCAAACTTGCTGGAGGAGTTGCTCACGATTTCAACAATCTGCTCACCATTATCAACAGTTACAGCGAAATGCTTCTCGACGATCTCGGAGAGGATTTTCCGTTACGCGACTGGATTTCGCATATCTGGGATGCAGGTAATCGGGCGGAAGAACTCACGAAGCAGTTATTGACTTTCAGTCGGCAACATGTCATCGAACCCAAACTGATCGATTTGAACGAACTGGTCCGCGGCACGGAAAATATGCTGCACAGGTTGATCGGTGAGGATATTCTGCTTCAAGTCTCCCTGGAGCCCGGCCTCGATCAAGTGAAAATGGAACCAAGTCATCTGGAGCAGATACTGCTGAATCTGGCTGTGAATGCCCGTGATGCCATGCCTCGCGGCGGTACCCTCTCAATTGCCACCGGTATGGTTGATCTGGATGAGACTTATTGTCAGATTATCCCGAATCTCCAACCAGGCCGTTTTGTTCTACTTACCATGAGCGATAGTGGTTCGGGCATTCCTGAGGAAGTAAAATCTAAAATATTTGAGCCGTTTTTTACAACTAAAGATGTCGGTAGGGGAACTGGGCTGGGTCTTTCAACCGTCCATGGGATTGTGAAGCAAACTGGTGGGACGATCACCGTTTACAGCGAGATCGACCAGGGGACAACATTCAAAGTCTATCTGCCGGCTACTAGAACGCTTGGTGCTGAACACTCCCCAAAAGCAACCACGTTTTCAGTTTCTCGCGGCACAGAAACGATTTTGGTCGCAGAAGATGAAGACGCGGTCAGGACGCTGACCGCTCAAATTTTGAGAAACTACGGGTACACAATCCATCTGACGTCCAATGGAAAAGAAGCGCTGGAATTCATGCAAACCAACGGAGATGCCGTTGATCTACTCATCTCCGATGTCGTGATGCCTCATCTGGGCGGGCGTGAACTGGCTGAGAAAGTCCATCAGATCCACCCTAATTGCAAAATTCTGTTCCTGTCAGGTTACACCGATGACGCGGTGATCCGACATGGCGTCTTGGCAACAGAGTTTACCTTCCTCCAGAAACCGTTTTCACCATCGAAGTTGGCCCAAAAAGTTCGTAACCTGCTCGATCAGCAATAA
- a CDS encoding HDOD domain-containing protein: MIVDDESAIRELLSRVLSQAGFQCDTAGNGEKAMEMCALHRYDLIITDLKMPVMNGHILCTELMKLQDQQTEICVLTGIMQPLIDEDLRKRGIRHLYRKPIKYKEFSQNMLEILSRKTDSKRKNIAPVQADDTSTTRPGSKHNVIVLSPDSAFCHRIVLAAAESPLNVIVALSTDHLLEIVNEKRVDLLIIDQEISGFLRGNQIVERLHADLINIPAFLRGSRDSLARLNIENCQGVEKTIEEETDETEILNLAYGYMSRLSHHCLMIDSAARRLVTEFSDVPPIPHVLTRLVEHATRSSLEISIPQLVSEIETDSRLTSELIKVANSSQVAASSQQKDLKGIVTLLGPRKAIAICLSLGLRTVRSKLMMPWAEEFRHWYLKRTSLIAATAESVARYFDSVPPETAYLLGILQEIGILVLAEHYGEAYFERVVKRVRTIPTLQFITSENLVTNTDHGMVSAAVLQAWGFPFSIVQPVYAHHRDASELNLPIMTQGLVRCMQVAEAFAEMCDQPVPQRILKVNQLLSEYYQKGRMESQDVFLTAIEKTNQMTEILRTPPLSSDELEAIVSQIKESDQIHS, encoded by the coding sequence TTGATCGTTGATGATGAATCAGCGATCCGCGAACTTCTGTCTCGCGTATTATCTCAGGCTGGATTTCAGTGTGATACAGCTGGAAATGGCGAAAAAGCCATGGAGATGTGCGCTCTCCATCGGTACGATCTGATTATCACCGACCTCAAAATGCCGGTGATGAACGGTCACATCCTATGTACCGAGCTCATGAAACTTCAGGATCAGCAAACGGAAATCTGCGTCCTCACCGGCATAATGCAGCCCCTGATCGATGAAGATTTGCGGAAGCGCGGAATCAGACACCTATATCGCAAACCAATTAAATACAAAGAATTTTCGCAAAACATGCTGGAAATTCTGTCCCGGAAAACCGACTCAAAGCGTAAGAACATCGCACCGGTTCAGGCAGATGACACATCCACGACTCGTCCCGGCTCAAAACACAATGTCATTGTTCTGAGTCCGGACTCGGCGTTCTGCCACCGTATCGTCCTGGCTGCTGCTGAGTCCCCCTTGAATGTGATCGTAGCTCTCAGCACTGATCATCTGCTGGAAATTGTGAATGAAAAGCGGGTGGATTTGCTGATCATCGACCAGGAGATTTCTGGGTTTCTGCGCGGGAATCAAATCGTGGAACGACTCCACGCTGACCTGATCAATATTCCTGCATTCTTGAGAGGCTCCCGAGACTCACTCGCTCGCCTCAATATTGAAAACTGCCAGGGGGTCGAAAAAACGATAGAGGAAGAAACCGACGAAACAGAAATTCTGAATCTGGCATACGGGTATATGTCACGCCTGTCCCACCACTGTCTGATGATCGACTCCGCAGCCCGCCGACTGGTTACGGAATTCAGCGATGTCCCTCCGATTCCACATGTACTGACCAGACTGGTAGAACATGCCACCCGTTCCTCCCTCGAAATTTCAATTCCACAACTCGTCAGCGAAATTGAAACGGACTCGCGACTGACTTCAGAGTTGATTAAGGTTGCAAACTCATCTCAGGTCGCTGCCTCTTCGCAACAAAAAGATTTGAAAGGCATCGTCACGCTACTGGGCCCCAGGAAGGCAATTGCAATCTGCCTCTCGCTTGGTTTGCGAACTGTCCGTTCCAAGCTGATGATGCCCTGGGCGGAAGAGTTCCGACACTGGTACCTCAAACGCACCTCCCTGATCGCCGCCACAGCAGAGTCCGTCGCGCGCTATTTCGATTCTGTACCTCCGGAAACAGCCTATCTGCTGGGAATATTGCAGGAGATCGGTATCCTGGTGCTGGCCGAGCACTATGGCGAAGCCTATTTTGAGCGGGTCGTAAAACGAGTTCGAACAATTCCCACGTTGCAGTTCATCACTTCCGAAAACCTGGTCACGAATACTGATCATGGCATGGTCTCTGCTGCTGTTCTGCAAGCCTGGGGCTTTCCGTTTTCCATCGTGCAACCCGTGTATGCCCATCACAGGGATGCTAGCGAATTGAATCTGCCTATTATGACGCAGGGGCTGGTACGTTGCATGCAGGTCGCGGAGGCGTTCGCGGAAATGTGCGACCAACCTGTGCCCCAGCGTATTCTTAAAGTCAATCAGCTGTTGTCCGAGTATTACCAGAAAGGAAGAATGGAATCGCAGGATGTCTTTCTGACTGCCATTGAAAAAACCAATCAGATGACAGAAATCCTCCGCACTCCGCCTTTATCCTCTGACGAACTGGAAGCGATTGTCAGCCAGATAAAGGAAAGTGATCAGATCCATTCATGA
- a CDS encoding ThuA domain-containing protein, whose translation MPTQYATISISHHGKLLDRFCTFSIFLLLLMMINTMAAQQAPGAEIVCLTVDDPNNYEAVTFLNRYATQELRPAGHSVTILEGNQPLPTDIPGLLKAVPRADLLIVFIRRATLPAEQLEAIKKHLNAGKPLLGIRTANHAFLPRGKDAKPPEGRAVWPEFTPAVLGGQNTGYETQGLPYRVTRHPDAPAKTPFLKGIDPSSIRGYKSLYLVLPLAKDATPLLLGKAETDTPTQPLAWYRTYGPKQAKVFYTSLGAPEDVKQPDVIRLYNNAITWLLAD comes from the coding sequence ATGCCAACTCAATATGCAACGATCTCGATCAGTCACCACGGTAAACTTCTCGACCGATTCTGCACGTTTTCGATCTTCCTGCTTTTACTCATGATGATCAACACTATGGCTGCTCAACAGGCACCAGGAGCCGAGATCGTTTGTTTGACGGTGGATGATCCGAACAATTACGAAGCGGTCACGTTTCTCAATCGCTACGCGACGCAGGAGCTTCGGCCGGCTGGCCATAGTGTTACGATTCTGGAAGGCAATCAGCCGTTGCCAACAGATATTCCCGGGTTGCTCAAAGCGGTTCCACGGGCCGACCTGTTGATTGTATTTATACGACGGGCAACGCTGCCAGCCGAACAGCTCGAAGCGATCAAAAAACATCTCAATGCGGGTAAACCGCTGCTGGGGATTCGAACGGCCAACCACGCCTTTTTGCCTCGGGGTAAGGATGCCAAGCCTCCTGAAGGAAGAGCGGTCTGGCCGGAATTTACACCGGCTGTCCTCGGCGGACAAAACACCGGTTATGAGACCCAGGGGTTGCCTTATCGGGTAACACGCCACCCAGATGCTCCCGCGAAAACGCCGTTCTTGAAAGGAATCGACCCGTCCAGCATTCGCGGTTACAAGTCGCTGTACCTGGTCTTGCCACTTGCCAAAGATGCTACCCCGCTGCTGCTTGGTAAGGCGGAGACAGATACGCCGACCCAGCCGTTAGCCTGGTACCGCACCTACGGTCCCAAACAGGCTAAGGTCTTTTACACAAGCCTGGGCGCCCCCGAGGATGTCAAACAGCCTGATGTGATCCGGCTCTACAACAATGCGATCACCTGGTTGCTGGCCGATTGA
- a CDS encoding Gfo/Idh/MocA family oxidoreductase → MQNINLPPENNSSKLTRRDFIATASTAFMVPTIVPSSVFGANAPSNRINIAQIGCGNQSRADLPGMLRLADAQVVAVCDVNKASGGYARKEHFLGRDPAQKKVNEYYAKKVRSGKYQGCDAYSDFRDVLAREDIDAVMITLPDHWHALATVKACEAGKDVYCQKPMSLTVHDGQQMIKAVRKHNRILQTGSQYRSNKVVRRMCELVRNGRIGEVKRVVSIINGSGAGPGPGWPEMPVPAGFDYNMWLGPAPMAPYHSDRCFYRFRFHLDYSGGQVTNTGAHSTDIIQWALDMDGTGPVEFENQPGVVWPPKGHLYTTAMKTDFRARYANGIEFICRTQEPGFGARIEGTEGWVQFSVNNMREVEASSDAIKNSVIAADEIHLPVSENHYQNFIDSVKSRKDPIEPVEAGHSTASICHLGNIAMRLKRKLKWDPEKEQFIGDEAANQMLQRPYHAPWKI, encoded by the coding sequence ATGCAAAATATTAATCTCCCCCCTGAGAATAACAGCAGCAAGCTGACGCGACGTGACTTCATAGCAACCGCCAGTACTGCGTTTATGGTGCCGACCATCGTTCCCAGTTCTGTCTTTGGTGCGAATGCCCCCAGTAACCGCATCAACATTGCCCAGATTGGTTGTGGAAACCAGAGTCGTGCCGACTTGCCCGGTATGTTGCGGCTCGCTGATGCGCAGGTGGTTGCCGTCTGTGACGTCAACAAGGCCAGTGGTGGCTATGCTCGTAAAGAACATTTTCTGGGACGCGATCCCGCTCAGAAAAAAGTGAATGAGTACTATGCCAAAAAGGTACGTTCGGGGAAGTACCAGGGATGTGATGCCTACAGTGACTTTCGCGATGTTCTGGCACGCGAAGACATTGATGCCGTCATGATCACTTTACCCGATCATTGGCATGCCCTGGCGACTGTCAAAGCCTGTGAAGCCGGCAAAGACGTCTATTGCCAGAAACCCATGTCACTCACCGTCCATGATGGTCAGCAGATGATCAAAGCGGTTCGCAAGCACAATCGTATTTTACAGACCGGCTCTCAGTATCGCTCGAATAAAGTCGTGCGCCGCATGTGTGAACTGGTACGCAATGGTCGCATCGGCGAGGTCAAACGCGTGGTTTCTATTATTAATGGCAGCGGTGCAGGACCAGGCCCAGGCTGGCCGGAAATGCCCGTACCCGCTGGTTTTGATTACAACATGTGGTTAGGCCCCGCACCGATGGCCCCCTATCACAGCGATCGCTGCTTCTACCGTTTCCGCTTCCATCTCGATTATTCAGGGGGACAGGTCACCAACACCGGTGCGCATTCAACCGATATCATCCAGTGGGCGCTGGACATGGACGGCACTGGCCCGGTGGAATTCGAGAACCAACCAGGGGTTGTCTGGCCGCCCAAAGGGCATCTATACACCACCGCGATGAAAACCGACTTCCGCGCACGCTACGCCAACGGTATCGAGTTTATTTGTCGTACACAGGAACCCGGGTTTGGAGCCCGCATCGAGGGCACCGAAGGCTGGGTTCAATTCAGTGTGAATAATATGCGCGAGGTGGAAGCATCCTCAGATGCCATCAAGAATTCAGTAATCGCAGCCGATGAGATTCACCTGCCCGTCAGCGAGAATCATTACCAGAACTTCATTGACTCCGTCAAGTCGCGGAAAGATCCCATCGAACCCGTTGAGGCCGGACATTCTACCGCCAGTATTTGTCACCTGGGTAACATTGCCATGCGGCTGAAACGAAAACTAAAGTGGGACCCGGAGAAAGAACAGTTCATCGGTGATGAAGCAGCCAATCAGATGCTGCAACGCCCCTATCACGCGCCCTGGAAAATATAA